One Osmerus eperlanus chromosome 16, fOsmEpe2.1, whole genome shotgun sequence DNA segment encodes these proteins:
- the lyrm4 gene encoding LYR motif-containing protein 4, protein MASTSKTQVISLYRMLMKESKKFPSYNYRTYALRRVKDGFRENVHVDNPKTLDFLLNQARESLAIIKRQVSIGQLYTAQMTIVERVGA, encoded by the exons ATGGCGTCAACGAGCAAAACTCAAGTGATATCTTTGTACAGAATGCTTATGAAAGAAAGCAAGAAATTCCCGTCCTATAACTACAG AACGTATGCACTACGCAGGGTCAAGGATGGCTTCAGGGAGAATGTACATGTTGACAACCCTAAAACGTTGGACTTTCTTCTGAACCAGGCCAGAGAGAGCCTGGCCATCATCAAGAGACAG GTGTCCATTGGTCAGCTGTACACTGCTCAGATGACCATTGTGGAGAGAGTAGGGGCTTGA
- the rpp40 gene encoding ribonuclease P protein subunit p40 — protein MSSAELQKCPRTLLVCEKSNFEDENSRYHTHVSHHFFNHKVSLFLPDCGGLTSRLTSVFNGFNKFYLLKDLPVYKLLEKEFLDNVLHKGGVYALSYKTRIDEDNTIALLPNRQLILSLDKDTYEQLGLEGKPSRYNHRRVMRYVVTINLTEKAMAPGGKFHKKVLTSLQERVTLKSDFLLSQHSSGVDGNETLQSFLSHCQWTEHRPHVNTLTLRDLPCPALHHSDLRGDQSSCDPTNFLEWLGAVNADIDCDNTATSFLSTYACPEPHIPVSRALLCTITGLLLPEDIYKLLQELRSYFDEPKFTSWLSLTVHGFMDSPVSWGFKEHSFHKGGENFYNFVIFKNQDYWLHMGAGAHDECPP, from the exons ATGTCTAGTGCTGAGCTGCAAAAGTGTCCTAGAACGTTGCTTGTGTGCGAAAAATCTAATTTTGAGGACGAAAATTCTAGATATCATACTCACGTGTCACATCATTTCTTTAATCATAAG GTGTCGCTGTTTTTACCTGACTGTGGTGGCCTTACATCACGTCTGACCAGTGTCTTTAACGGGTTCAATAAGTTTTATTTACTCAAGGATTTGCCAGTTTATAAATTGCTGGAAAAAGAGTTCTTGGACAATGTTCTGCATAAAG GTGGTGTTTATGCTCTGTCCTACAAGACAAGAATTGATGAAGATAACACCATAGCACTTCTTCCGAACA GACAGCTTATTCTTTCACTGGATAAGGACACGTATGAGCAGCTTGGCCTTGAAGGAAAGCCTTCGCGTTACAATCACAGGCGGGTCATGAGATATG TAGTGACCATCAACCTGACTGAGAAGGCCATGGCTCCTGGAGGGAAATTTCACAAGAAGGTTCTCACCAGCCTGCAGGAGAGGGTCACCCTCAAAAGTGACTTCCTACTGTCCCAGCACAGCTCAG GAGTGGATGGAAACGAGACCCTGCAGAGTTTCCTGTCCCATTGCCAGTGGACAGAGCACAGGCCTCATGTCAATACCCTCACTCTGAGGGACTTGCCATGTCCGGCTCTCCACCACTCGGATTTGCGGGGCGACCAATCCTCCTGTGACCCCACAAACTTCCTTGAGTGGCTTGGAGCTGTAAATGCAGATATTGACTG TGACAATACTGCAACTAGTTTCCTGTCAACGTACGCTTGTCCTGAGCCCCATATTCCAGTAAGCCGTGCTCTACTGTGCACTATCACAGGCTTGCTTTTACCTGAAGACATCTACAAACTGTTGCAGGAACTTCG GAGTTATTTTGATGAACCAAAATTCACATCCTGGCTGTCACTGACTGTACATGGTTTCATGGACAGTCCAGTTTCCTGGGGGTTCAAAGAACATTCATTTCACAAGGGAGGGGAAAACTTCTATAATTTTGTCATCTTCAAAAACCAAGATTACTGGCTGCACATGGGTGCTGGTGCTCATGATGAGTGTCCACCATAA
- the LOC134036116 gene encoding uncharacterized protein LOC134036116, translating into MYLSKPVKYQNRENPNSDFCCVPQCEMSGRFNSTVSFHHFPKNETVRKVWIRNVRRANLVIKRTTTVCSRHFVSTDVIDGGRRRLKEGAVPMLFAWNGYSLPAAKPSVCERAQRPEDEVEDSMDVDVLLQCHDYCAKPEPSALDMAYEKIEAQKQIIEELRKRVEEVTLKQSFGLERFSASDDDIRFYTRFASYRHLDAFWRQIEPATMRIVRVGTRTPTSTTAAQPLRPSRCLPLIDELFLFLVYLSLGLKEKDLGDRFNIHQSTVSRIIKTWVNFLYTLLGAVRIWMSPEEIGATMPSVFGKYSDTQVIIDCTELKCQMPSSLLLQSEMFSQYKSNTTVKGMIGVSPHGAVTFVSSLYSGSVSDKELFKRSGIIGLLDKDMAVMVDKGFRIDDLMPCKVYMPPFLTKKLQLSHGEVLVTQDNARLRIHVERAIRHIKENKLFDTVIPLTIAGSINQLFAVTCLLANYQNKPLVQAWAK; encoded by the exons ATGTATTTATCCAAACCGGTTAAGTACCAGAATCGGGAAAATCCGAACAGTGATTTTTGCTGCGTTCCTCAGTGTGAAATGTCGGGGAGGTTTAATTCCACCGTCAGCTTCCACCACTTCCCAAAGAATGAAACGGTCAGAAAAGTATGGATACGCAATGTTAGACGTGCAAATTTAGTGATTAAGAGGACCACGACAGTGTGCAGTAGACATTTCGTCTCCACGGATGTCATTGACGGTGGTCGACGACGCTTAAAAGAGGGGGCTGTGCCCATGTTGTTTGCCTGGAACGGCTACTCCCTACCGGCAGCCAAACcaagcgtgtgtgagagagcacaaCGGCCAGAGGATGAAGTAGAGGACAGCATGGATGTTGATGTGCTGCTTCAGTGCCACGACTATTGTGCCAAACCAGAACCATCAGCCCTAGATATGGCATATGAAAAAATAGAGGCGCAAAAGCAGATAATCGAAGAACTGCGGAAGAGGGTGGAAGAGGTTACACTGAAGCAATCATTTGGCTTGGAGAGGTTTTCGGCATCGGACGATGACATCAGATTCTACACCAG ATTTGCCAGCTACCGTCATCTAGATGCTTTTTGGAGACAGATTGAACCTGCAACTATGAGGATTGTGCGTGTGGGTACGCGAACACCGACCAGCACAACAGCAGCTCAACCTCTTCGACCA AGCCGATGCCTTCCACTGATCGATGAGTTGTTCCTGTTCTTGGTGTACCTGTCGCTGGGTCTGAAGGAGAAAGATCTTGGTGATCGCTTCAACATTCATCAGTCCACTGTCAGCAGGATCATCAAAACCTGGGTTAATTTTTTGTACACCTTACTGGGTGCTGTTCGGATATGGATGTCTCCAGAGGAAATAGGAGCCACAATGCCAAGTGTGTTTGGCAAATACTCAGACACCCAAGTAATTATTGACTGTACAGAGCTGAAATGCCAGATGCCTTCGTCTTTACTCTTACAGAGTGAGATGTTTTCTCAGTATAAATCCAACACTACTGTGAAAGGAATGATCGGTGTGTCACCACATGGTGCTGTTACATTTGTTTCTTCACTCTATTCTGGTTCTGTCAGTGACAAAGAATTGTTCAAGCGATCTGGCATTATCGGTCTTTTAGATAAAGACATGGCTGTAATGGTGGACAAGGGATTCAGAATCGATGACCTAATGCCCTGCAAAGTTTACATGCCACCATTTCTGACCAAAAAATTACAGCTGTCTCACGGTGAAGTGCTGGTCACTCAGGACAACGCACGACTAAGGATACATGTAGAGCGAGCAATAAGGCACATCAAAGAAAACAAACTTTTCGACACAGTTATCCCTCTAACCATTGCTGGCAGTATTAACCAGCTTTTTGCGGTAACCTGCCTTCTAGCAAATTACCAAAACAAGCCACTGGTCCAGGCATGGGCCAAGTGA
- the LOC134036528 gene encoding calcium-activated potassium channel subunit alpha-1-like, with the protein MWDLYVVTCLVTWVQGVLLILFRKLTQPVVKPHQFLLPTRHKAKCKCVAPPSFFDRVKAHASTLVSRRHPHGRFLVSTTVLMFFLNMVSFVIYLVLTMRPVEYCVKDLDALLLVDMGLGFLHHMHFWLRFLSAQDLMVMWLDYKTIVDMFTVTPSCFTVVTGRAWLGRLMMFPPSGLRFLRALYILELPAVLGMLKILTSKTSQRLCRLGAILMGSLFFYAGLIHLVESSGDPWLENSNASGRPYFLFVYFLTVTMSTVGYGDVLVYTVSGQFLITVFIFIYLGMFASLVPQMMEIVANRKRFTGAYSSVLGKSHVVVCGHLSLSNIEPFVKEFFHEDRGEVNTDLLFLGEFAADPDAEDSDTLMNVITVKTYHPKTRVIVQMLNPSSKVMVQKIPHWDWNRGDAALCLTELKLGIMAQSCRVPGLSSLLANLFTMQSDVEQKGESWKNLYMEGMFNEIYTEHLSWPFIGMSFTQASKLCSLKLGLLLIGIATYSEDNEMRASIYCERCHSRVRKPSRMRPCQCPEFDHDGSLTSAMNLRRPSLGVLPSIPDQEEDGDWTQELETEGQVTLDSTGMFHWCSPVSLEEVTLTRQSASALALQKHVVACVFGDRGSRRLGLRAFMMPLRASSLTSPELPTVIFLGDRDYFLREWPDIHYFPHIYFLPVRGSPMCLNDLRAAGVTRCARTVILNSTGSTEDTQTLLSCFNVNGLSPQMEALSALSLSGNTHGSHPPRQKSTGQSVPLLVELVNILKVKLMNETDKLEEADSFPLTDAFSQGKVFSVDVLDSLMAAVSHQETFFNSNVPLLVSTLVTGGDTPLLEAQLVRDNQLKGGVMSSRLWALRRRSKLAQLALKDQPLCQLQSLDSLEILCFGLYRLIDPPNRSMKRFVITNPRGDLPLLASDQVFCSVPFHQSHLLTQSQY; encoded by the exons ATGTGGGACCTCTATGTCGTCACCTGCCTCGTCACTTGGGTGCAAGGCGTGCTACTCATCCTCTTCAGGAAGTTGACTCAACCAGTTGTCAAACCGCACCAGTTCTTGCTTCCGACACGTCACAAGGCTAAGTGCAAG TGCGTTGCTCCGCCATCTTTTTTTGACCGCGTAAAAGCGCATGCGTCAACCCTGGTGTCGCGCCGACACCCACATGGACGCTTCCTGGTGAGCACG ACGGTGTTAATGTTCTTCTTGAACATGGTGTCTTTTGTCATCTACCTGGTCCTCACCATGAG GCCAGTTGAATACTGTGTGAAGGACTTGGACGCCCTGCTCCTTGTGGACATGGGTTTGGGCTTCCTCCACCATATGCACTTTTGGCTCAGG TTTCTGTCTGCCCAGGATCTGATGGTCATGTGGTTGGACTACAAAACCATCGTTGACATGTTCACTGTCACACCATCATGTTTTACAGTAGTCACCGGTCGGGCCTGGCTTG GCCGTCTCATGATGTTCCCTCCCTCAGGCCTCAGGTTCCTCCGGGCCCTGTACATCCTGGAGCTCCCAGCCGTCCTGGGGATGCTCAAGATCCTGACCAGCAA GACATCTCAGAGGCTGTGTCGGCTGGGAGCCATCCTCATGGGATCCCTGTTTTTTTACGCCGGTCTCATTCACCTG GTGGAGAGCTCTGGCGACCCCTGGCTTGAGAACTCCAACGCCTCAGGCCGTCcctacttcctgtttgtgtaCTTCCTTACGGTGACCATGTCCACAGTGGGCTATGGGGACGTCTTAGTCTACACTGTGTCAGGACAATTTCTAATCACCGTGTTCATCTTCATCTACCTG GGTATGTTTGCCAGCTTAGTACCCCAGATGATGGAGATCGTAGCAAACAGGAAGCGCTTCACTGGGGCATACTCCAGCGTCTTGGGGAAATC gcatGTAGTGGTGTGTGGACATCTTTCCCTGAGCAACATTGAGCCGTTTGTGAAGGAGTTCTTCCATGAGGACCGGGGAGAGGTTAACACCGAcctcctcttcctggggga GTTTGCTGCCGACCCAGATGCAGAGGATTCGGACACATTGATGaa TGTGATCACCGTCAAGACCTATCATCCCAAAACCAGGGTGATCGTCCAAATGTTGAATCCCAGCAGCAAG gtcatGGTGCAAAAGATTCCACACTGGGACTGGAATCGTGGCGATGCGGCGTTGTGTCTGACGGAGCTCAAGCTGGGAATCATGGCCCAGAGCTGCAGGGTCCCAGGATTGTCCAGCTTGCTGGCAAATCTGTTCACAatgcagagtgatgtggag CAGAAGGGAGAGTCGTGGAAGAACCTCTACATGGAGGGCATGTTCAATGAGATCTACACAGAGCACCTCTCCTGGCCTTTTATAGGCATGTCCTTCACCCAAGCCAGCAA GCTCTGCTCCCTGAAGCTGGGTCTGCTGCTCATTGGCATAGCAACCTACAGCGAAGACAACGAGATGAG GGCCAGTATCTACTGTGAGAGGTGTCACAGCCGGGTTAGAAAGCCATCCAGGATGAGACCGTGCCAGTGTCCTGAGTTTGATCACG ACGGCTCTCTGACCTCTGCCATGAATTTAAGACGCCCATCTCTGGGAGTGCTTCCCTCCAT TCCTGATCAGGAGGAGGACGGTGATTGGACCCAGGAACTGGAGACGGAGGGTCAGGTGACGCTCGACTCCACCGGAATGTTCCACTGGTGTTCCCCTGTCTCCCTGGAAGAGGTTACCCTG acCAGACAGAGTGCCAGTGCCCTGGCCCTCCAGAAGCACGTGGTGGCCTGTGTGTTTGGGGACCGTGGTTCCAGGCGGCTGGGCCTGCGGGCCTTCATGATGCCTCTGAGAGCCAGCAGCCTGACCAGCCCTGAACTGCCCACCGTGATCTTCCTGGGGGACAGAGACTACTTCCTGAGGGAGTGGCCTGACATCCACTACTTCCCTCACATCTATTTCCTGCCTGTGAGG GGCTCGCCCATGTGTCTGAACGACCTGCGTGCGGCGGGGGTGACCCGCTGTGCGCGGACGGTGATCCTGAACTCTACGGGATCCACCGAGGACACCCAGACGCTCCTGTCCTGCTTCAACGTCAACGGCCTCAGCCCGCAGATGGAGGCCCTCAGCGCACTCAGCCTCTCTGGCAACACCCACGGATCCCACCCACCACGCCAAAAGTCGACCGGACAGTCCGTCCCTCTGCTCGTGGAACTCG TTAACATTTTGAAAGTGAAGCTTATGAATGAGACCGACAAGCTGGAGGAGGCAGACAGCTTCCCACTGACAGACGCCTTCTCCCAGGGGAAAGTGTTCTCGGTGGACGTGCTGGACTCCCTCATGGCAGCCGTGAGTCACCAGGAG acattCTTCAACTCCAACGTACCGCTGCTGGTGTCCACGCTGGTGACGGGCGGGGACACGCCCCTCCTGGAGGCCCAGCTTGTGAGGGACAACCAGCTGAAAGGAGGGGTCATGTCCTCCCGGCTCTGGGCGCTCCGCCGGCGCTCCAAACTGGCCCAGCTGGCCCTGAAGGACCAGCCTCTGTGTCAGctacag TCTCTGGACTCTCTGGAGATCCTGTGTTTCGGCCTGTACCGTCTTATAGACCCTCCCAACCGCTCCATGAAGAG GTTTGTGATCACCAACCCTCGAGGTGACCTCCCTCTGCTGGCCTCAGACCAGGTCTTCTGCTCCGTCCCCTTCCATCAGTCCCACCTGCTGACCCAGTCCCAGTACTGA
- the cdyl gene encoding chromodomain Y-like protein isoform X2, whose amino-acid sequence MATEELYEVERIVDKRKSKKGKMEYLVRWRGYGYEGDTWEPETHFSNCMTFIHEYNRQQSERQRDDSILRSTRSPASHSTSSNNNARKQICRPQPHSFSTGNRASASSAKVKQENVYCPTSVATKQQLPLQDRCDTDVQIDTQKLTSSQKSSGAVSSTGYTPTSLMGTARRSVDLAKSGIKILVPRSPMNNHVDSEQSPSEAAHSLEQGGQEPDSVPPEVALLVKPVGVLLGPGEERARMGTRPRIPTQPPLPPSQVPVTPAAICSLNGRGPSTLMNTLTANRMASLQSAVVGVTSVSHVTGKRRFEERSAFDKRLRFSVRQTESAYRYRDIVVKKQDGFTHILLSTKSSENNSLNPDVMKEMQSAMATAAADDSKLVLLSAVGSVFCYGLDFIYFIRRLTEDRKKESIKMAETIRTFVNTFIQFKKPIIVAVNGPAVGLGAAILPLCDVVWANEKAWFQTPYTTYGQTPDACASLTFPRIMGVASANEMLLSGRKLTAQEACAKGLVSQVLWPGTFTQEVLRESKALMRNTNRGALEQANERECEALKRVWGSLQGTDSILKYLQKKTDEF is encoded by the exons ATGGCCACAGAAGAGCTTTATGAG GTTGAGAGAATAGTGGATAAACGGAAGAGTAAGAAGGGAAAGATGGAGTACCTGGTGCGCTGGAGGGGCTATGGTTACGAAGGAGATACCTGGGAACCTGAAACGCACTTCTCCAACTGCATGACGTTCATCCACGAGTATAACCGTCAACAGAGTGAAAGACAAAGAGACGACTCCATACTACGTTCCACACGCAGTCCTGCCAGCCACAGTACCAGCTCCAACAACAATGCCCGCAAGCAGATTTGCAGGCCACAACCACACAGTTTCAGTACTGGCAACAGGGCCAGTGCAAGCAGTGCCAAAGTAAAACAAGAGAATGTTTATTGTCCCACCTCAGTAGCAACCAAACAGCAGTTGCCACTGCAGGACAGGTGTGACACTGACGTTCAAATAGATACTCAGAAGCTAACCTCAAGCCAGAAGTCCAGCGGAGCAGTATCCAGCACAGGTTATACCCCAACTTCTCTGATGGGCACAGCAAGGCGAAGTGTGGACTTGGCCAAGTCTGGGATCAAAATATTGGTGCCCAGAAGCCCTATGAACAACCATGTGGACTCTGAGCAGTCACCAAGTGAGGCAGCTCACAGTTTGGAGCAGGGAGGCCAGGAGCCTGATTCTGTGCCTCCAGAGGTAGCCTTGCTAGTGAAGCCTGTTGGGGTGTTGCTCGGGCCAGGGGAAGAGCGAGCACGCATGGGGACGAGGCCCAGGATTCCTACTCAACCGCCATTGCCCCCCTCACAAGTCCCTGTAACACCCGCAGCCATATGCTCTCTCAACGGACGAG GACCATCAACACTAATGAATACTCTGACAGCAAATAGGATGGCAAGCCTGCAGAGTGCAGTGGTGGGAGTCACCAGTGTCTCTCATGTGACAGGAAAACGGCGTTTTGAAGAACGCTCTGCCTTTGACAAACGGCTTAGATTTAGTGTTCGACAAACAGAAAGTGCCtacaggtacagggacattgttGTCAAGAAGCAGGACGGGTTTACACACATCCTGCTTTCCACCAAGTCCTCTGAAAATAACTCCCTCAATCCTGAT GTGATGAAAGAGATGCAGAGTGCCATGGCAACAGCGGCGGCTGACGACAGTAAGCTGGTCCTGCTGAGTGCAGTGGGCAGTGTCTTCTGCTACGGTCTAGACTTCATCTACTTCATCCGACGACTcacagaggacaggaagaaAGAAAGCATTAAGATGGCTGAAACCATTAG AACATTTGTTAACACGTTCATCCAGTTCAAGAAGCCCATCATCGTAGCTGTGAATGGACCTGCAGTGGGACTCGGGGCTGCAATCCTCCCCTTGTGTGATGTGGTCTGGGCCAATGAAAAGGCCTGGTTCCAGACTCCCTACACAACCTATGGACAGACACCAGATGCCTGTgcttccctgaccttccctCGCATCATGGGTGTAGCCTCG GCTAATGAGATGCTGCTGAGTGGACGGAAGCTGACCGCCCAAGAGGCCTGTGCCAAAGGCCTTGTGTCCCAGGTTCTGTGGCCAGGAACTTTCACTCAGGAG GTCTTGCGAGAGTCCAAAGCATTGATGAGAAACACAAACCGAGGTGCTCTGGAGCAAGCCAATGAACGTGAGTGCGAGGCACTGAAGAGAGTATGGGGCTCCTTGCAAGGAACAGACTCCATCCTCAAGTACCTGCAGAAGAAAACGGATGAATTTTAA
- the cdyl gene encoding chromodomain Y-like protein isoform X1 — MATEELYEVERIVDKRKSKKGKMEYLVRWRGYGYEGDTWEPETHFSNCMTFIHEYNRQQSERQRDDSILRSTRSPASHSTSSNNNARKQICRPQPHSFSTGNRASASSAKVKQENVYCPTSVATKQQLPLQDRCDTDVQIDTQKLTSSQKSSGAVSSTGYTPTSLMGTARRSVDLAKSGIKILVPRSPMNNHVDSEQSPSEAAHSLEQGGQEPDSVPPEVALLVKPVGVLLGPGEERARMGTRPRIPTQPPLPPSQVPVTPAAICSLNGRGPSTLMNTLTANRMASLQSAVVGVTSVSHVTGKRRFEERSAFDKRLRFSVRQTESAYRYRDIVVKKQDGFTHILLSTKSSENNSLNPDVMKEMQSAMATAAADDSKLVLLSAVGSVFCYGLDFIYFIRRLTEDRKKESIKMAETIRTFVNTFIQFKKPIIVAVNGPAVGLGAAILPLCDVVWANEKAWFQTPYTTYGQTPDACASLTFPRIMGVASANEMLLSGRKLTAQEACAKGLVSQVLWPGTFTQEVMVRIRELVSCNSVVLRESKALMRNTNRGALEQANERECEALKRVWGSLQGTDSILKYLQKKTDEF, encoded by the exons ATGGCCACAGAAGAGCTTTATGAG GTTGAGAGAATAGTGGATAAACGGAAGAGTAAGAAGGGAAAGATGGAGTACCTGGTGCGCTGGAGGGGCTATGGTTACGAAGGAGATACCTGGGAACCTGAAACGCACTTCTCCAACTGCATGACGTTCATCCACGAGTATAACCGTCAACAGAGTGAAAGACAAAGAGACGACTCCATACTACGTTCCACACGCAGTCCTGCCAGCCACAGTACCAGCTCCAACAACAATGCCCGCAAGCAGATTTGCAGGCCACAACCACACAGTTTCAGTACTGGCAACAGGGCCAGTGCAAGCAGTGCCAAAGTAAAACAAGAGAATGTTTATTGTCCCACCTCAGTAGCAACCAAACAGCAGTTGCCACTGCAGGACAGGTGTGACACTGACGTTCAAATAGATACTCAGAAGCTAACCTCAAGCCAGAAGTCCAGCGGAGCAGTATCCAGCACAGGTTATACCCCAACTTCTCTGATGGGCACAGCAAGGCGAAGTGTGGACTTGGCCAAGTCTGGGATCAAAATATTGGTGCCCAGAAGCCCTATGAACAACCATGTGGACTCTGAGCAGTCACCAAGTGAGGCAGCTCACAGTTTGGAGCAGGGAGGCCAGGAGCCTGATTCTGTGCCTCCAGAGGTAGCCTTGCTAGTGAAGCCTGTTGGGGTGTTGCTCGGGCCAGGGGAAGAGCGAGCACGCATGGGGACGAGGCCCAGGATTCCTACTCAACCGCCATTGCCCCCCTCACAAGTCCCTGTAACACCCGCAGCCATATGCTCTCTCAACGGACGAG GACCATCAACACTAATGAATACTCTGACAGCAAATAGGATGGCAAGCCTGCAGAGTGCAGTGGTGGGAGTCACCAGTGTCTCTCATGTGACAGGAAAACGGCGTTTTGAAGAACGCTCTGCCTTTGACAAACGGCTTAGATTTAGTGTTCGACAAACAGAAAGTGCCtacaggtacagggacattgttGTCAAGAAGCAGGACGGGTTTACACACATCCTGCTTTCCACCAAGTCCTCTGAAAATAACTCCCTCAATCCTGAT GTGATGAAAGAGATGCAGAGTGCCATGGCAACAGCGGCGGCTGACGACAGTAAGCTGGTCCTGCTGAGTGCAGTGGGCAGTGTCTTCTGCTACGGTCTAGACTTCATCTACTTCATCCGACGACTcacagaggacaggaagaaAGAAAGCATTAAGATGGCTGAAACCATTAG AACATTTGTTAACACGTTCATCCAGTTCAAGAAGCCCATCATCGTAGCTGTGAATGGACCTGCAGTGGGACTCGGGGCTGCAATCCTCCCCTTGTGTGATGTGGTCTGGGCCAATGAAAAGGCCTGGTTCCAGACTCCCTACACAACCTATGGACAGACACCAGATGCCTGTgcttccctgaccttccctCGCATCATGGGTGTAGCCTCG GCTAATGAGATGCTGCTGAGTGGACGGAAGCTGACCGCCCAAGAGGCCTGTGCCAAAGGCCTTGTGTCCCAGGTTCTGTGGCCAGGAACTTTCACTCAGGAGGTGATGGTTCGCATTAGGGAGCTAGTCTCTTGTAATTCAGTT GTCTTGCGAGAGTCCAAAGCATTGATGAGAAACACAAACCGAGGTGCTCTGGAGCAAGCCAATGAACGTGAGTGCGAGGCACTGAAGAGAGTATGGGGCTCCTTGCAAGGAACAGACTCCATCCTCAAGTACCTGCAGAAGAAAACGGATGAATTTTAA
- the LOC134036412 gene encoding protein disulfide-isomerase TMX3-like, translating into MAYIKCQVICTVLLTVSVVSGYVVELDDTFTETKGEDIWLIKFYAPWCTFCKELSPVWHEVAAELKSMGSEVNVGRADASTQTSITKEFRVGGYPAIKMLKDDVKYNYRGPRTKDGILDFATRVSGPLVRALTTPQLFQHALSRHTVLFVYIGGASLLKTDYVSSAKELIVHTYFFSASRDVLPKGVTIHPLPAVVVFKEGTYYTYDMDRDGDLTSWINRERFPYYLKIDTYTLYAMGDSDKLVVLALVDEKKLSQYSIRYKTMVEKVSTEYKELYRSELQFGYMEGKDYIDGLIMGEVAIPSIIMLNMSNDGYFLPPDEVQTEEQLVQFINGVLDGSFESQGGNGVFQRFQRFVYNTKLNVMPIYTKAPILVIFVFIIFLSGFGIMIYFLYTCCSSEKDEEELSSEAKSEADKKAD; encoded by the exons ATGGCATATATTAAGTGCCAAGTTATATGTACAG TTTTGCTGACTGTAAGTGTGGTGTCAGGCTATGTGGTGGAGCTCGACGACAC GTTTACTGAAACAAAAGGAGAAGATATATGGCTGATAAAA TTCTATGCTCCTTGGTGCACATTCTGCAAAGAATTGAGCCCAGTGTGGCATGAAGTTGCAGCAGAGTTGAAAAgtatggggtcagaggtcaatgtGGGAAGAGCTGATGCCTCAACACAGACCA GTATTACAAAGGAGTTCAGAGTGGGAGGTTATCCAGCTATAAAGAT GTTGAAAGATGATGTGAAGTACAACTATCGAGGCCCTAGAACCAAAGATGGCATCCTTGATTTTGCTACTAGAGTATCTGG ACCTTTGGTGAGGGCCCTAACCACCCCACAGTTGTTTCAACATGCTTTAAGTAGACACACTGTTCTCTTTGTCTACATTGGTGGGGCTTCCCTCTTAAAG ACAGACTATGTTTCTTCAGCCAAGGAGCTGATTGTGCATACATACTTCTTCTCTGCCTCAAGGGATGTTTTACCTAAG GGAGTAACCATTCATCCTCTTCCAGCTGTTGTTGTGTTCAAGGAGGGGACATACTATACTTATGACA TGGACCGAGATGGTGATCTCACATCCTGGATAAATAGAGAGCGTTTCCCTTATTACCTGAAGATTGATACTTATACTTTGTATGCAATGGGAGATTCAG ACAAACTGGTGGTTTTGGCTCTAGTTGATGAGAAGAAACTTTCACAATATAGCATCCG TTACAAGACAATGGTGGAAAAAGTGTCTACAGAATACAAGGAGCTTTACCGCAG TGAACTCCAGTTTGGTTATATGGAAGGGAAGGATTACATTGATGGACTCATCATGGG GGAAGTGGCCATACCTTCCATTATTATGTTAAACATGTCAAATGACGGATATTTTTTGCCACCTGATGAAGTACAGACAGAGGAGCAGTTGGTGCAATTTATTAATGGTGTGTTGGATGGTAGCTTCGAG TCTCAAGGGGGTAATGGAGTATTTCAGCGATTCCAGAGGTTTGTGTACAACACCAAACTGAATGTGATG CCTATATACACCAAAGCACCAATTTTGGTAATCTTTGTCTTTATCATCTTTTTGAGTGGTTTTGGAATTATGATATACTTTTTATATACCTGTTGCTCATCTGAAAAGGACGAAGAAGAGCTCAGTTCGGAGGCAAAGAGCGAGGCTGACAAAAAGGCAGATTAG